tctaaaacaaaaaaattcttttccgttgaaatgaaataattcatttaccATTAAACAAGTACACAAGATCTCCATTTCAACGCATCTCTACTGGAGAACCACTGCACCCCAAACAGACACATCAAAACAAACAGCTCAATCATCAAACCGTCCATGAAAACCTATAAGCACAATGCCAAAGAACCAATAACATTGATTACGTGAAAAATAAGAtttcaaaatacaatttttaaattaaaacaagaaaagtttAACATAAGCTTACAACTGTAAAATTAAGCAATCTAATTTGACAGCTATCAACTTCAAATTTACATTAGACTTGagtaaataaatcaataaattagtCAAAGATTATCACATCACAAAGATTTCATTTAGGATTACTAAGAAAATGGGAATTTCAATTCCTGTTCCAACCCATAAAATTGCAAATCTCTACAAGCTAATGAAGATCTTTTCATGAACGCTGTCTTGCTTAGAAGCAGGAAACAGTTACttcatttaaatcaaattaatgttacagtttaaattaaattaattcttaACTAAGATGCATGGGCAGCACACATACATAGACATTAGACAAATCTAAGGCAAAATGCTAACCCTTGATTTATCCTACAAGTACATTATTTCCATTTCACATTTCCTATTTAGATTTTGTCTCACAATATATTAGAGAGTAGAGACCCTCTTAAAGACTAACCTTAATTCCACGGCAGCTATCAAGTACGTGTAATGCTATGAAGAAGCTTGGACTTCATCAGGCtgtttaaaaagataaataaaagcTCAATTTCTATCAGAAACAAAGTCAAAGAATTTTAACTCAAAGAAAGTCTTAATTCTAAGTAAATCAACATTACTTTATTACTTTTGAAGTACTTCTACAAGTCACGAAACGTGCAACATgcagcaagagacgacatcTTTGGGGAAAAGTACAGCAGCCAACATGACGAGATGGAATTGCCCAGTCGTAATTGAAAGCCATGTTAAGCCTACCCGTAAATttaccaaacaaaaattttaatttaataaccTCATTGAATAAAATCAGGACTTACCATTTTTGAGCCGAAAAATGTCAGGTGAGACTGAGAGAGTTTCCTGTAAGACTGCACCAAAGCTCCACGGACAACGTCTCCGATGAAAAGAACCAAGAACGAGATAAAAACTAAAAGGAAAAGTTTTAGCAATTTatctttgtttctttgatgACCCGTCCCCAATCTAAAATACCAATACACAGggctgaataataataattcaatccctaaacacactaaaatatttagccacctagtgacagGCCTTAGCATCCACGCACCACGGACGGACGGCCCTTGAGTCGGACGGAAAATGACTTACGATACGATACGATACATATTGAATGAGCCACCGCTTGCCAAGTTACCATACAGTACCAGCCTGCGGGTTTGAAATTTAGTACGCATTGTTCCTATGAAACCTGAagtgaaattaaatttctcgATTATGGTTGATATAAGGACTTCCTAACGAATTTTCGTTTCTCTGTCCCATCGAGTTGGTGTATTTCGGCGCTCCGGGatacaaagaataaaaattctacattacattttgaattgatACGTTGTTTATACTTGTATTCTATTTATGTCTTGATTAAGGATTTTTTTGTGAGGGACTAAAATATTTTGGCAACTTAAATTAGCTTCGTGTAGAATCAAATGACTGggtaaataaattttgtttgcccATTTTTCGACGAATACACTTACGAGTGCAGCGAAATAATAAGACGATCATCTCCAAAAGTGTCACTAAGCTGGCCCCTAGATAGAGGCTCATGTTCCCCCCCACGTCACCTATACGTATTACGtaataattgaattcaatgaatgaatgaattatgAAGTAACATACGGTATACTAgttgtttaaaataaagttAATAGCAGTTTGATGATTTACTTAGCCACTTGACGAGGCTTTCGGGATGATTTTTGATAACTGTGAAGCTAAAAGATGAATAATAGAATTGTAAAGCTGAGTGAAGAATATGGTCATTGTGTTTCTCGTTTGAGTGCATGTCATCATGATCTCCTAGATCCAAATGTGTTGTCGAAGATGAAACGTGATAGTTGTCCGAAATGCAATCCTCCGGACATTCTGCATAAAAGGtaaattctttttatctttcctaccgtacattaaaaaaatgctCTCAAAACTTCaccttgaattttttgtttgatttcgttAGCTAGCTCGGGTGAATGTACGTCAATCATCACATTTGGATAGCACGTCTCCAAAGGACCTAATTCAAAAGTAACATTGTAAGCCAACTTCAAAGAGTcgagagaattttttttttcgacaattAGCTGCTCATTAAGCCAACCCATTCTATTAAAACGGAAGAGAGAGCAATTCAACTTCGCTTCAAGTATTGTGCGGGTAGCGGAGAAGACGCAGTTGCGCTGGCTGTAGACATTATGATTGGGGACGAGATATAAGTGGTCGGGAGAATCTGGAGACACGCAAGAGTGAGTCGACAAAAGTCCCTTTTGTAGTTCCGTGTTGTCGGTCTAGACGGAAGACGaataaatattttcctttcaaaaatttaatttttgatgaaaaatgcAACCAAGCTTACCCTGGTGAGAGAGATTGAGACTGATGTCCATGTCCCGGGCTGTATGGTAATTCAACAGGgaaaatttaatcaaagtaatcgtaattgaatttttaaagaaaaagtaatgatTCCAACATCGATATAGCGGCCAAAGGTAGATATTGTGGGGTTAACGGCTGTGATGGAATCCGATACAGCGTAAATAATTCCACGTCTTGATGCCACATTGCTCGATATTATAGTCGAATCAAATTCTACCAACGGAAAGAGAATAAAGCGTTATTGCGTGCTTCTTGGATtagacaatttttaaaacaaagcgAATCAGGTACCGAATCGACCCACAACGTTGGTTTTTAAGTAGACCGTAAAACCATAAATTTGAGTATCGAAAATTTCTTCGAGAAGTGGTTGAAAATGAGTTGAGACACATATCGTAGCCAGATTGGTGACGAAGCGGCGATTGCCAAAGAACTTGGTGCAGCAATCTTTGCCGGAATAGAGAATGCGGTCGTGCGTGCACCCTAGAATTATATCTTCGCACCTGTCGAATACGAAGAAGTTAATTACACACAAACGAAtagtttcaaatttcattttgccgtGTTTCACCCTAGCGTCGTTCGGTCAAAGATTTCTTTAGTCGTTAGATTTTGAGTCAGACGCCGGAATTCGTTGTTGAGGCGTGTTTGCTTTTCCATGTCCTCCATTATGGCTCGCGATGCTAGCAAATGTGAAAGAGCCAAAGCCAAATATGAAGCCATCGTGTTGTTGATACCCATctctagaaaataaaaaatcttcacTTTTGAGATGTACCAATAATGCAAAATCTTTTAGAATTTTGGAATGAAATTAGCATCATCCGTCTAATCTGAGATAAAACTTACCTTGAAGAGCTTTAGGGTTGAATAGCGACGTGTCACAAATATGGATGTCGGGCAGGAACATCGTTATGTTATGCTGAACGATGAATTCTCTTCTTAGTCCACGCACTACTAGTACCTCGTAGCTGATTATGAcgattgaaatgaaaagtcCCGATATGAGTAGTACTATTACTACCACCCAAAATATTCTTATAGATTTGGGTTCGTCACTGTCCACCATTCTAGCGAAGCCGTGCCCCGTTGTTGTTCGAGCGAATCTCTTCcaaagttgaagaagaagggaaaatttttctttttgagccgATTGCGATAGTGAACGCGGTCGAGAGAACTGTGAAGAGAATTTATTCACTGTAGTCTGAAAACGGTCGACTACACCGTTCGGTGGTGTGATATCGACAGCAATCCAAGCATTTCTACGCACATCAGCTGGAACAACAGTGTTTGACGCAAACAGAGAAGACGTTGTCGCAGAGCCAATGGTCTCACTAGCAGCTGACATGGCTAGGAAGTCAATTTCAATACATCCGTTTAAGAGAAAATTTGGTCGGAAACTGACATACCAATACCCCAAGCTCCTTTTACCCACGAGGCTGAATTGCGTGTTTCGTTCCGCGCTACACCATACGTTTAGGAAATGGAGGCCAAAAAGTAACATTGGATAAACACGATGCGCTTGTCAGACGTTTGTCTTTTAACCAGGCCGCTCGATAATGATACATAGACACTACATGGTCTATGTCGTTAATTCTCTATTACTCTCTGTCGTGTAATAAAATTGTTAGAGACTGAGTAAGGACATGTATACCTCGTTACGTAACTTTCTACTTTCCTTTGTCAATTAATATGACCTCGGGAAGTTTCTGTTGTATCGATTTTAGCCAAGATCAATGCAGGGTTTTCTTTAACTGATCGCTAAAAACGCTGATTTGTTGAAGCATATCGGTACTATCTCGAGCGTCGCTTTTCACGTAACACGAAATGTTGCCGTTTTCAGGCTGGCTTCGGAAACTGTAAAAATCGGTCGAACCATGGTTTCTTTTAAAACGGCACATGGCATATCTAGCTATCAAAGTTATTCCATGAGCAGTCCCAATCAAAATATTGAGAATAACTTCAGAAAATAAATGCAAGATACATTTTGTGGGACCTGTCTTACATATTAACCGTCAACGAAAAAAAGCTAATTGGTGCCGATAATCCTGCAAAAATAATCAGGCTCACATATTTGCAATAATTATTGTCATCCAATAAGCTTTTAATTCACATTATGGTGAACGTATATTTTCATTCATGACCTACAGTGCTAGTATAGGACTGTGGCAGGTAGTTATGTGCGACGATTACTGATTAGGGTGAGGAATACACAACATACATTAGCGGTTACAGTACGTGTCCCTGATTCCATTGCAAGTCACCAGCTTGTGCCATCTATAATGTAAGCTGAGACAGAATGGACCTTGACGAGCGAGGGGTACAAGGGGGGGAAAGAAGGGGTTCTTACTGCGCACGTCTATGAACCACAGTCTCTTTATAGATCTACTTTTGTCACTTCTAAACATCATCGTAAACGAATATAGTTGTATACAGCTATTTGATTGGTATCATGTTCAGAAAATATTGATTGCTTGATATTCTTTCGTTTCCCAAAATCCTCCAGAGTAGAACCAACACTCTTGCTTTGTCAGTGGATGCACAGAGGGTTTAAACCATCTACGGGTGTTAAGGGAGTTGGacttttcatcatcattttccaATTATTATAAATGAGTTAAAACCAACTTACCgtgctttttcttccttttccttgCGATTCCGACGAGCTTTACGGGCGTCCCGCTGCTTCTCCTCCAATCGAGTTTTCTCTTGAGCGGCTGGTTCAACTTGACCCTCTTCCATCAGTCTAATATCCGGTCGAAATCGACTGTCCGTTGGACAGATTTTAATTCCCGCTTCTGGCGGCGGCAACTCATTCGAAGCCATTGCGAACAGCGTGAAGTGGTAATACTGCGAGAGTTTAAACGAAAATTAAGCAAGCTAATCGATTTCCTGCACGAGAGAACGCAGACATGTTTAACGATTACAGATTAAGCTAGTACCTCGGCTGAGTATGAAGGACGAGGATCAGCTATCCACAAAGTAGTCGAGTTGGGAATTTCCAGTGAAATGGTTGAGCTAGATTTGGGGATTTCGCCATCAGGAGGTTCGGGCGGACAATGTCCATCGTCTGAGCCATTCGCCTatagcaaaaatg
Above is a genomic segment from Daphnia pulicaria isolate SC F1-1A chromosome 8, SC_F0-13Bv2, whole genome shotgun sequence containing:
- the LOC124311435 gene encoding uncharacterized protein LOC124311435, whose amino-acid sequence is MLRPVTRWLNILVCLGIELLLFSPVYWYFRLGTGHQRNKDKLLKLFLLVFISFLVLFIGDVVRGALVQSYRKLSQSHLTFFGSKMVFMDGLMIELFVLMCLFGVQWFSSRDALKWRSCKSYWLQSFPTKGQLPDVNNIWHQQAYAADVISVAGAVSYGVRGQSTSTFFFTNILKVYYTIFPSCTCRFIIKI
- the LOC124311039 gene encoding uncharacterized protein LOC124311039 isoform X2, which gives rise to MLLFGLHFLNVWCSAERNTQFSLVGKRSLGYWYVSFRPNFLLNGCIEIDFLAMSAASETIGSATTSSLFASNTVVPADVRRNAWIAVDITPPNGVVDRFQTTVNKFSSQFSRPRSLSQSAQKEKFSLLLQLWKRFARTTTGHGFARMVDSDEPKSIRIFWVVVIVLLISGLFISIVIISYEVLVVRGLRREFIVQHNITMFLPDIHICDTSLFNPKALQEMGINNTMASYLALALSHLLASRAIMEDMEKQTRLNNEFRRLTQNLTTKEIFDRTTLGCEDIILGCTHDRILYSGKDCCTKFFGNRRFVTNLATICVSTHFQPLLEEIFDTQIYGFTVYLKTNVVGRFEFDSTIISSNVASRRGIIYAVSDSITAVNPTISTFGRYIDPGTWTSVSISLTRTDNTELQKGLLSTHSCVSPDSPDHLYLVPNHNVYSQRNCVFSATRTILEAKLNCSLFRFNRMGPLETCYPNVMIDVHSPELANEIKQKIQECPEDCISDNYHVSSSTTHLDLGDHDDMHSNEKHNDHILHSALQFYYSSFSFTVIKNHPESLVKWLSDVGGNMSLYLGASLVTLLEMIVLLFRCTRKCIRRKMGKQNLFTQSFDSTRS
- the LOC124311039 gene encoding uncharacterized protein LOC124311039 isoform X3, which produces MLLFGLHFLNVWCSAERNTQFSLVGKRSLGYWYVSFRPNFLLNGCIEIDFLAMSAASETIGSATTSSLFASNTVVPADVRRNAWIAVDITPPNGVVDRFQTTVNKFSSQFSRPRSLSQSAQKEKFSLLLQLWKRFARTTTGHGFARMVDSDEPKSIRIFWVVVIVLLISGLFISIVIISYEVLVVRGLRREFIVQHNITMFLPDIHICDTSLFNPKALQEMGINNTMASYLALALSHLLASRAIMEDMEKQTRLNNEFRRLTQNLTTKEIFDRTTLGCEDIILGCTHDRILYSGKDCCTKFFGNRRFVTNLATICVSTHFQPLLEEIFDTQIYGFTVYLKTNVVGRFEFDSTIISSNVASRRGIIYAVSDSITAVNPTISTFGRYIDPGTWTSVSISLTRTDNTELQKGLLSTHSCVSPDSPDHLYLVPNHNVYSQRNCVFSATRTILEAKSFGDVLSKCDD
- the LOC124311039 gene encoding uncharacterized protein LOC124311039 isoform X1, producing MLLFGLHFLNVWCSAERNTQFSLVGKRSLGYWYVSFRPNFLLNGCIEIDFLAMSAASETIGSATTSSLFASNTVVPADVRRNAWIAVDITPPNGVVDRFQTTVNKFSSQFSRPRSLSQSAQKEKFSLLLQLWKRFARTTTGHGFARMVDSDEPKSIRIFWVVVIVLLISGLFISIVIISYEVLVVRGLRREFIVQHNITMFLPDIHICDTSLFNPKALQEMGINNTMASYLALALSHLLASRAIMEDMEKQTRLNNEFRRLTQNLTTKEIFDRTTLGCEDIILGCTHDRILYSGKDCCTKFFGNRRFVTNLATICVSTHFQPLLEEIFDTQIYGFTVYLKTNVVGRFEFDSTIISSNVASRRGIIYAVSDSITAVNPTISTFGRYIDPGTWTSVSISLTRTDNTELQKGLLSTHSCVSPDSPDHLYLVPNHNVYSQRNCVFSATRTILEAKLNCSLFRFNRMGWLNEQLIVEKKNSLDSLKLAYNVTFELGPLETCYPNVMIDVHSPELANEIKQKIQECPEDCISDNYHVSSSTTHLDLGDHDDMHSNEKHNDHILHSALQFYYSSFSFTVIKNHPESLVKWLSDVGGNMSLYLGASLVTLLEMIVLLFRCTRKCIRRKMGKQNLFTQSFDSTRS